A stretch of Corallococcus macrosporus DNA encodes these proteins:
- a CDS encoding NAD-dependent epimerase/dehydratase family protein: protein MREDSKAETVLVTGGSGYLGGWTVVALLRKGYRVRTTVRSLAREGTLRAGISRQVDPGDRLSVFAANLLADEGWDRAADGADFILHTASPMGVGEFKGQDLIRPAREGTLRVLRAGAKAGVKRVVMTSTLMAALPSGPPGDGAPPTDETVWTDLTRKGVNHYAHSKTLAEQDAWAFVKQQGGAMTLSTVLPSLIQGPVMGKDISGSLDLLARMLRGQMSRLPRLGFAMVDVRDLVDLHLKVMTAPEAAGQRFAATSDFLWLSDVAHLLREHLGARAAKVSTRTVPDFLVRLGALFDPELRQFVGDLGVRREFSTAKAERLLGWRARPAAEAVLASAEGLVREGLV, encoded by the coding sequence ATGCGCGAGGACTCGAAGGCCGAAACGGTACTGGTGACCGGGGGCTCTGGCTACCTGGGAGGTTGGACGGTGGTGGCCCTGCTGCGGAAGGGCTACCGGGTCCGGACCACGGTGCGGAGCCTGGCGCGGGAGGGGACGCTGCGGGCGGGCATCTCCCGGCAGGTGGACCCCGGAGACCGGCTCTCCGTCTTCGCCGCGAACCTGCTGGCGGACGAGGGCTGGGACCGGGCGGCGGACGGGGCGGACTTCATCCTGCACACGGCGTCCCCCATGGGGGTGGGCGAGTTCAAGGGCCAGGACCTCATCCGCCCCGCGCGCGAGGGCACGCTGCGGGTGCTGAGGGCGGGCGCGAAGGCGGGCGTGAAGCGGGTGGTGATGACGTCCACGCTGATGGCCGCGCTTCCGTCCGGGCCTCCTGGCGACGGGGCCCCGCCCACGGATGAAACCGTGTGGACGGACCTCACCCGGAAGGGCGTGAATCACTACGCGCATTCCAAGACGCTGGCGGAGCAGGACGCGTGGGCCTTCGTGAAACAGCAGGGCGGCGCGATGACGCTGAGCACGGTGCTGCCCTCCCTCATCCAGGGGCCGGTGATGGGGAAGGACATCTCCGGGTCACTGGATTTGCTGGCGCGGATGCTGCGCGGGCAGATGTCCCGGCTGCCCAGGCTGGGCTTCGCGATGGTGGACGTGCGCGACCTGGTGGACCTGCACCTGAAGGTCATGACCGCGCCGGAGGCCGCGGGGCAGCGCTTCGCCGCGACGAGCGACTTCCTGTGGCTCTCCGACGTCGCCCACCTGCTGCGCGAGCACCTGGGCGCGCGTGCCGCGAAGGTGTCCACGCGGACGGTGCCGGACTTCCTGGTGCGCCTGGGTGCCCTGTTCGACCCGGAGCTTCGCCAGTTCGTGGGCGACCTGGGCGTGCGGCGCGAGTTCAGCACCGCCAAGGCCGAGCGGCTGCTGGGCTGGCGTGCACGTCCCGCGGCGGAGGCGGTGCTCGCCAGCGCGGAGGGGCTGGTGCGCGAAGGGCTGGTGTGA
- a CDS encoding winged helix-turn-helix transcriptional regulator, producing MKLGHLDLPSEVCRSVGDVLGRVGDKWSVLVIVMLADQPLRFSELRRSIGTVSQKMLTATLRGLERDGYLTRTVTPTIPPRVDYALTEMGRDVLVPLNALAQWALARREQVEAARRAYDAKA from the coding sequence ATGAAACTCGGTCACCTCGACCTCCCCTCGGAGGTCTGCCGCTCCGTCGGGGACGTGCTCGGCCGCGTCGGCGACAAGTGGTCGGTGCTGGTCATCGTGATGCTGGCGGACCAGCCACTGCGCTTCAGCGAGCTGCGCCGGTCCATCGGCACCGTGTCGCAGAAGATGCTCACGGCCACGCTGCGCGGACTGGAGCGCGACGGCTACCTCACCCGCACCGTCACCCCCACCATCCCACCGCGCGTGGACTACGCGCTCACGGAGATGGGCCGCGACGTGCTGGTGCCGCTCAACGCGTTGGCGCAGTGGGCGCTCGCACGCCGCGAGCAGGTGGAGGCCGCGCGCCGCGCCTATGACGCGAAGGCGTGA
- a CDS encoding cupin domain-containing protein: MSGTAMMNGLVHTADLEWKPLGPGTSYRLLRVSAETGVWSAILKMEKGAVFAPHKHLAAAEIFILSGSTQDRYGTTRPGDYEFEPVGAEHPATTALEESLIHFTAHGPIAFHDDKGRIAMLLDCEFFLKEQQQEPQYSIKKAA, from the coding sequence ATGTCCGGAACGGCGATGATGAATGGCCTGGTGCACACCGCGGACCTCGAGTGGAAGCCGCTCGGTCCAGGAACCTCCTACCGCTTGCTGCGCGTGAGCGCGGAGACGGGCGTGTGGAGCGCCATCCTGAAGATGGAGAAGGGCGCTGTCTTCGCGCCGCACAAGCACCTGGCGGCGGCGGAGATCTTCATCCTCTCCGGCTCGACGCAGGACCGCTACGGCACCACGCGCCCGGGTGACTACGAGTTCGAGCCGGTGGGCGCCGAGCACCCCGCCACCACGGCGCTGGAGGAGTCGCTCATCCACTTCACCGCGCACGGCCCCATCGCGTTCCACGACGACAAGGGCCGCATCGCGATGCTGCTGGACTGCGAGTTCTTCCTGAAGGAGCAGCAGCAGGAGCCGCAGTACAGCATCAAGAAGGCGGCCTGA
- a CDS encoding threonine aldolase family protein, giving the protein MKDSRFSRAEFLALTSLLAGFTLFPKRGEAAADGGTPSLRTVKSPGLVGVPASDAGVAGPKGAAPAMSPAEYEKLRESCTASLPVRSSSDDGAEYARIGEWMQRQKLSSDVYGNGDFVQAFEKKVADLLGFEDACFMPTGTMAQLIALRIYADASNVRTVGVHPSSHHVLHEDDAYSVLHQLRAVYLGPWTRPLLAEDVANARDVLGSVSVELPVRWLGGQLQTWEQLQELKRTCRDRKVKLHMDGARLWESQPFYGRSYADICKGFDSVYVSFYKMVGGIGGAMLVGSRDFIKEARVWRHRHGGNLYHLAPLVASAAMRFDAALAAIPGYVKRAKALTTLIAADSRVTVLPQPVQTNMFHVFLRGSPQAYNRQRDRIAREDRVWVAGGFGQTRVPGVVSTELQVSEGLQGISDADAARAFLRLLEAA; this is encoded by the coding sequence ATGAAGGACAGTCGCTTCAGCCGCGCGGAGTTCCTCGCACTCACCAGCCTGCTCGCGGGCTTCACGCTGTTCCCGAAGCGCGGCGAGGCGGCCGCCGACGGGGGCACGCCGTCCCTGCGCACCGTGAAGTCGCCCGGGCTCGTGGGAGTCCCCGCGTCGGACGCGGGCGTCGCGGGGCCCAAGGGGGCCGCACCGGCGATGTCTCCCGCCGAGTACGAGAAGCTGCGGGAGTCCTGCACCGCGTCCCTGCCGGTGCGCTCCAGCTCCGACGACGGCGCGGAGTACGCGCGCATCGGCGAGTGGATGCAGCGCCAGAAGTTGTCCAGCGACGTCTACGGCAACGGCGACTTCGTGCAGGCCTTCGAGAAGAAGGTCGCGGACCTGCTGGGCTTCGAGGACGCGTGCTTCATGCCCACGGGCACCATGGCGCAGCTCATCGCGCTGCGCATCTACGCGGACGCGAGCAACGTGCGCACCGTGGGCGTGCACCCGTCGTCGCACCACGTGCTGCACGAGGACGACGCGTACTCCGTGCTGCACCAGCTGCGCGCCGTGTACCTGGGACCGTGGACGCGGCCGCTGCTGGCGGAGGACGTGGCCAACGCCCGCGACGTGCTGGGAAGCGTCAGCGTGGAGCTGCCGGTGCGCTGGCTGGGCGGGCAGCTCCAGACGTGGGAGCAGCTCCAGGAGCTCAAGCGCACCTGCCGCGACCGGAAGGTGAAGCTGCACATGGACGGCGCGCGGCTGTGGGAGAGCCAGCCCTTCTACGGCCGCTCCTACGCGGACATCTGCAAGGGCTTCGACTCCGTCTACGTGTCCTTCTACAAGATGGTGGGCGGCATCGGCGGCGCCATGCTGGTGGGCAGCCGCGACTTCATCAAGGAGGCGCGCGTGTGGCGCCACCGGCACGGCGGCAACCTGTACCACCTGGCTCCCCTGGTGGCCTCCGCCGCCATGCGCTTCGACGCGGCGCTCGCGGCCATCCCCGGCTACGTGAAGCGCGCGAAGGCGCTCACCACGCTCATCGCGGCGGACTCGCGCGTCACCGTGCTGCCGCAGCCGGTGCAGACGAACATGTTCCACGTGTTCCTGCGGGGCTCACCCCAGGCGTACAACCGCCAGCGCGACCGCATCGCGCGCGAGGACCGCGTCTGGGTGGCGGGGGGCTTCGGACAGACGCGCGTGCCTGGCGTCGTGTCCACGGAGCTGCAGGTCAGCGAGGGGCTCCAGGGCATCAGCGACGCCGACGCCGCCCGGGCCTTCCTGCGCCTGCTGGAGGCGGCCTGA
- a CDS encoding FAD-dependent oxidoreductase — MELTRRELVAAFLGASVASACTRSQAPRAPVPGAIVDRAVDTGHKLRTGPLPRAQAFEPVDVLIVGAGAAGLSAAWRLTAAGVKDVRVVELEAEAGGTSRSGRNGVSAFPWGAHYLPSPLEDRGPVMRLLREMDAVTGVDAEGHPSFAEELLIQEPDERVFYKGHWYEGLYLRAGASPGDLAELERFDARMNAFAAARDAKGRKAFAVPGALSSDDAEWTALDRVSMAAWMEAEGFRSPRLKWFVDYACRDDYGTTSEHVSAWAGIWYFAARQNGKGERSDGFLSWPEGNGRLVKQLASSLGPRQLETQVLVHTVEPGEDGCRVHALDARTGAPRAFQARQVVLACPRFVAAHVVAPWREARPAWLDAFVYSPWVVANLTVSAPPASRGFPLAWDNVFYESQSLGYVVATHQTLRQDERGPTVLTWYLPMAGADVKAERNKALLATYGDWEALVMADLLPAHPGVGALAQRLEVQRWGHAMVRPQPGFLWGDARRAAQQSLGRHLHFAHTDLGGMALFEEANWFGVQAAERALAGMGRTSASWL; from the coding sequence GTGGAACTGACGCGGCGCGAGCTGGTGGCCGCGTTCCTGGGCGCCTCCGTGGCGAGCGCCTGTACGCGGTCCCAGGCTCCTCGCGCGCCGGTGCCGGGCGCCATCGTGGACCGGGCGGTGGACACCGGTCACAAGTTGCGCACGGGGCCGCTGCCGCGCGCGCAGGCCTTCGAGCCGGTGGACGTGCTGATTGTCGGCGCGGGCGCGGCCGGGCTGTCCGCCGCGTGGCGCCTCACCGCCGCGGGCGTGAAGGACGTGCGCGTGGTGGAGCTGGAGGCGGAGGCCGGGGGCACGTCGCGCTCCGGCCGCAACGGCGTGTCCGCGTTCCCGTGGGGCGCGCACTACCTGCCGTCCCCGCTGGAGGACCGCGGGCCGGTGATGCGCCTCTTGCGCGAGATGGACGCCGTCACCGGCGTGGACGCGGAAGGGCACCCGTCCTTCGCGGAGGAGCTGCTCATCCAGGAGCCCGACGAGCGCGTCTTCTACAAGGGCCACTGGTACGAGGGGCTGTACCTGCGCGCGGGCGCGAGCCCCGGGGACCTGGCGGAGCTGGAGCGCTTCGACGCGCGGATGAACGCCTTCGCCGCCGCGCGCGACGCGAAGGGGCGCAAGGCCTTCGCGGTGCCCGGCGCGCTCTCCAGCGACGACGCGGAGTGGACCGCGCTGGACCGGGTGAGCATGGCGGCGTGGATGGAGGCGGAGGGCTTCCGCTCGCCCCGGCTCAAGTGGTTCGTGGACTACGCGTGCCGCGACGACTACGGCACCACGTCCGAGCACGTCTCCGCCTGGGCGGGCATCTGGTACTTCGCCGCCCGGCAGAATGGGAAGGGTGAGCGCAGCGACGGCTTCCTGTCCTGGCCCGAGGGCAACGGCCGGCTGGTGAAGCAGCTGGCGTCGTCGCTGGGCCCGCGCCAGTTGGAGACGCAGGTGCTGGTGCACACGGTGGAGCCGGGCGAGGACGGTTGCCGCGTGCACGCGCTGGACGCGCGCACCGGGGCGCCCCGCGCCTTCCAGGCCCGGCAGGTGGTGCTGGCGTGCCCGCGCTTCGTCGCCGCGCACGTGGTGGCGCCGTGGCGCGAGGCTCGGCCCGCGTGGCTGGATGCCTTCGTCTACAGCCCGTGGGTGGTGGCGAACCTGACGGTGTCCGCGCCGCCGGCGTCGCGCGGCTTCCCGCTGGCCTGGGACAACGTCTTCTACGAGAGCCAGAGCCTGGGCTACGTGGTGGCCACGCACCAGACGCTGCGCCAGGACGAGCGCGGGCCCACGGTGCTCACCTGGTACCTGCCCATGGCCGGCGCGGACGTGAAGGCGGAGCGCAATAAGGCCCTCTTGGCGACGTACGGGGACTGGGAGGCGCTGGTGATGGCGGACCTGCTGCCGGCGCATCCCGGGGTGGGCGCGCTCGCGCAGCGGCTGGAGGTGCAGCGCTGGGGCCACGCCATGGTGCGCCCCCAACCGGGCTTCCTCTGGGGGGACGCGCGCCGCGCCGCGCAACAGAGCCTGGGACGGCACCTGCACTTCGCGCACACGGACCTGGGCGGCATGGCCCTCTTCGAGGAGGCCAACTGGTTCGGCGTCCAGGCCGCGGAGCGGGCCCTGGCGGGAATGGGGCGTACGAGCGCCAGTTGGTTGTAG
- a CDS encoding polyamine aminopropyltransferase yields the protein MNKTLLFLTVLVIATCGLIYELIVGTLASYLLGDSITQFSTVIGGYLFAMGIGSYLSRFVERGVAQRFVEIELAVALLGGLCAPMLFLTFTLTSVFPVVLYGSVLAIGTLVGLEIPLLLRILQDQLKFKDLVSQVLTFDYLGALAASVAFPLLLVPKLGLVRTSLLFGLLNAGVGLWSTWLLAPVLANPVRLRVKAVVLCAGLLVCFALGDRLTTFYEDQLYADEVVHATSSPYQRIIVTRGKRGFSLFLNGNLQFASIDEYRYHESLVHPAMVRARKVEHVLILGGGDGLAAREVLKYPEVKSITLVDLDPAITGLATGYKELAALNHHSMTHPKMRVINTDAMQFLAEGTNNWDVVVVDFPDPNNFALGKLYTTGFYKILKKRLAPGGVAVIQSTSPLFARRSFWCVETTLKAAGFWTQPYHALVPSFGEWGYVLVAQEAAGRQRPLPEGLAFLDEDTLEGLTRFSPDMAPLPAEVNRLNNQVLVHYYEEEWRRWN from the coding sequence TTGAACAAGACGCTGCTCTTTCTCACCGTCCTCGTCATCGCGACGTGCGGGCTCATCTACGAGCTCATCGTCGGGACGCTCGCCAGCTACCTGCTGGGGGACAGCATCACCCAGTTCTCCACCGTCATTGGCGGCTACCTCTTCGCCATGGGCATCGGCAGCTACCTGTCGCGCTTCGTGGAGCGCGGGGTGGCCCAGCGCTTCGTGGAGATCGAGCTGGCCGTGGCCCTGCTCGGCGGGCTGTGCGCGCCGATGCTGTTCCTCACCTTCACGCTCACCAGCGTGTTCCCCGTGGTGCTGTACGGCAGCGTGCTGGCCATCGGCACGCTGGTGGGGCTGGAGATTCCCCTCCTGCTGCGCATCCTGCAGGACCAGCTCAAGTTCAAGGACCTGGTCAGCCAGGTGCTGACGTTCGACTACCTGGGCGCGCTCGCCGCCAGCGTGGCCTTCCCGCTGCTGCTGGTGCCCAAGCTGGGCCTGGTGCGCACGTCGCTCCTCTTCGGCCTCCTGAACGCGGGCGTGGGGCTGTGGAGCACGTGGCTGCTCGCGCCCGTGCTGGCGAACCCCGTGCGCCTGCGCGTCAAGGCGGTGGTGCTGTGTGCGGGGCTGCTGGTGTGCTTCGCGCTGGGGGACCGGCTCACCACGTTCTACGAGGACCAGCTCTACGCGGACGAGGTCGTCCACGCCACGAGCTCCCCCTACCAGCGCATCATCGTCACGCGCGGCAAGCGGGGGTTCTCGCTGTTCCTCAACGGCAACCTCCAGTTCGCCAGCATCGACGAGTACCGCTACCACGAGTCGCTGGTGCACCCGGCCATGGTGCGCGCGCGGAAGGTGGAGCACGTGCTGATTCTGGGCGGCGGGGACGGGCTCGCGGCGCGCGAGGTGCTGAAGTATCCGGAGGTGAAGTCCATCACGCTGGTGGACCTGGACCCCGCCATCACGGGGCTCGCCACGGGCTACAAGGAGCTGGCGGCGCTCAACCACCACTCCATGACGCACCCGAAGATGCGCGTCATCAACACGGACGCGATGCAGTTCCTGGCGGAAGGCACGAACAACTGGGACGTGGTGGTGGTGGACTTCCCGGACCCCAACAACTTCGCGCTGGGGAAGCTGTACACGACGGGCTTCTACAAGATTTTGAAGAAGCGCCTGGCGCCGGGCGGGGTGGCGGTCATCCAGAGCACCAGCCCCCTGTTCGCGCGGCGCTCGTTCTGGTGCGTGGAGACCACGCTCAAGGCGGCGGGCTTCTGGACGCAGCCTTACCACGCGCTGGTGCCGTCCTTCGGGGAGTGGGGCTACGTGCTGGTGGCGCAGGAGGCGGCCGGCCGTCAGCGCCCGCTGCCGGAGGGGCTGGCGTTCCTGGACGAGGACACGCTGGAGGGGCTCACGCGCTTCTCGCCGGACATGGCGCCGCTGCCCGCGGAGGTGAACCGGCTGAACAACCAGGTGCTGGTGCACTACTACGAAGAGGAGTGGCGCCGGTGGAACTGA
- a CDS encoding DUF350 domain-containing protein: MLLLGVVVTLQGVLASVIYSLIGLAVFVAGFYVIRLILPYDVHKEIEVDQNVALGIVIGSFILGLAIIIAAAISG; the protein is encoded by the coding sequence ATGCTGTTGCTCGGAGTGGTGGTCACCCTGCAGGGAGTGCTGGCGAGCGTCATCTATTCGCTCATCGGCCTGGCGGTGTTCGTGGCCGGCTTCTACGTCATCCGCCTCATCCTGCCGTACGACGTGCACAAGGAGATTGAAGTCGACCAGAACGTCGCGCTGGGCATCGTCATCGGCTCCTTCATCCTGGGGCTGGCCATCATCATCGCGGCGGCCATCAGCGGCTGA
- a CDS encoding DUF4178 domain-containing protein, translating into MTQGACPSCGASVEFSVGSAQVVVCAYCQTMVARVGAELEAHGKVSRVVETDSPLRLGLEGRVNDTSFQIVGHLQKDHGAGPWDEWYVEMSDGRTGWLSESEGAFHLLSDAGVEEGIHLDRLHPGDRLRLRNRPLVVEERGHGRVTAAEGQLPSDVDPTADSHYVDATGPRGLFVTLDFGTRDRDPEVFLGQKLELSQLGIPAGEMRPRVRKAQLQQARCTNCNGPLELRAPDQTLRVACPYCGALMSVAQGKLAFLKLLQKPELPAALSLGQKGTLDGAEWICIGYQERSCVVEGTRYPWMEYLLYHPARGFTWLMESNGHWVFLKPMAAGDASVVPQVSAFYERRRYKAFQSVTAVTDAVVGEFYWKVFQGETARATEYVAPPYSVNEDATDNEVTYTHGEYLTPEQVRDAFKLKEPLPRPRGIAPSQPNTRRAAMMKTLAWSALWLLGLFALSAVFHARALNARVLDMRVTLPRDAASGTPTAMHFSEPFELSRDGNVRAQITMSKSLDNAWVGVQGDLVNQDTQDVVSFYEEVSYYHGRDSDGSWSEGGQDGSVFLSSLPKGKYVLRTTTSFDPSLQLTATTIGPIVSYQVVLTHDTPNESWFVIALVLLIIIPALSFFSANSFETERWKESNL; encoded by the coding sequence GTGACGCAGGGGGCGTGTCCGTCGTGTGGCGCGAGCGTGGAGTTCTCCGTCGGGTCCGCGCAGGTGGTCGTCTGCGCCTACTGCCAGACGATGGTGGCGCGCGTGGGCGCGGAGCTGGAGGCCCACGGCAAGGTGTCCCGCGTCGTGGAGACCGACTCCCCGCTGCGCCTGGGGCTGGAGGGCCGCGTCAACGACACCTCGTTTCAAATCGTCGGGCACCTCCAGAAGGACCACGGCGCTGGCCCCTGGGACGAGTGGTACGTGGAGATGTCCGACGGCCGCACCGGCTGGCTCAGCGAGTCCGAGGGCGCCTTCCACCTGCTCTCCGACGCGGGCGTGGAGGAGGGCATCCACCTGGACCGCCTCCATCCCGGTGACCGCCTGCGCCTGCGCAACCGGCCGCTGGTGGTGGAGGAGCGCGGCCACGGGCGCGTCACCGCCGCGGAAGGCCAGCTCCCCAGCGACGTGGATCCGACGGCGGACAGCCACTACGTGGACGCCACCGGCCCGCGCGGCCTCTTCGTCACCCTGGACTTCGGCACGCGCGACCGCGACCCGGAGGTGTTCCTGGGGCAGAAGCTGGAGCTGTCCCAGTTGGGCATCCCCGCGGGGGAGATGCGCCCGCGCGTGCGCAAGGCGCAGCTGCAGCAGGCGCGCTGCACCAACTGCAACGGTCCCCTGGAGCTGCGCGCGCCGGACCAGACGCTGCGCGTGGCGTGCCCGTACTGCGGCGCGCTGATGAGCGTGGCGCAGGGGAAGCTGGCCTTCCTCAAGCTGCTCCAGAAGCCGGAGCTGCCGGCGGCCCTCTCGCTGGGGCAGAAGGGGACGCTCGACGGCGCGGAGTGGATCTGCATCGGCTACCAGGAGCGCTCGTGCGTGGTGGAGGGCACGCGCTACCCGTGGATGGAGTACCTGCTCTACCACCCGGCGCGCGGCTTCACCTGGCTGATGGAGTCCAACGGCCACTGGGTCTTCCTGAAGCCCATGGCGGCCGGTGACGCGAGCGTCGTGCCGCAGGTGTCCGCGTTCTACGAGCGCCGCCGCTACAAGGCCTTCCAGTCCGTCACCGCCGTCACCGACGCGGTGGTGGGCGAGTTCTACTGGAAGGTCTTCCAGGGCGAGACGGCGCGCGCCACGGAGTACGTCGCGCCGCCGTACTCGGTGAACGAGGACGCCACCGACAACGAAGTCACCTACACGCATGGCGAGTACCTCACGCCGGAGCAGGTGCGTGACGCGTTCAAGCTGAAGGAGCCGCTGCCCAGGCCCCGGGGCATCGCGCCCAGCCAGCCCAACACGCGCCGCGCGGCGATGATGAAGACGCTGGCCTGGTCCGCGCTGTGGCTCTTGGGCCTGTTCGCCCTGTCGGCCGTGTTCCATGCGCGGGCGCTCAACGCGCGGGTGCTGGACATGCGGGTGACGCTGCCCCGGGACGCGGCGTCCGGCACGCCCACCGCCATGCACTTCAGCGAGCCCTTCGAGCTTTCGCGCGACGGCAACGTGCGGGCGCAGATCACCATGTCGAAGTCGCTCGACAACGCCTGGGTGGGCGTTCAGGGCGACCTGGTGAACCAGGACACGCAGGACGTCGTCAGCTTCTACGAAGAGGTGAGCTACTACCACGGGCGCGACAGCGACGGCTCCTGGAGCGAGGGCGGCCAGGACGGCAGCGTGTTCCTGTCCTCGCTGCCCAAGGGCAAGTACGTGCTGCGGACGACCACGTCGTTCGACCCGAGCCTGCAGCTCACGGCGACCACGATCGGTCCCATCGTCAGCTACCAGGTGGTGCTCACGCACGACACGCCCAACGAGAGCTGGTTCGTCATCGCGCTGGTGCTGCTCATCATCATCCCGGCGCTGTCGTTCTTCAGCGCCAACAGCTTCGAGACCGAGCGCTGGAAGGAAAGCAACCTATGA
- the speD gene encoding adenosylmethionine decarboxylase, which yields MTTGQEWLVDASGCAPERLKDAAALAALFEELVVLMDLKVVGQPQWHVFPEPGGVTGLALLAESHLTIHTFPEHGFAALNVYCCRTRARPDFDALAQKHLGATSCRVRELSRGVEA from the coding sequence GTGACAACCGGACAGGAATGGCTGGTTGACGCGAGCGGCTGCGCGCCGGAGCGGCTCAAGGACGCGGCCGCGCTGGCGGCGCTCTTCGAGGAGCTGGTCGTCTTGATGGACCTGAAGGTCGTGGGCCAGCCGCAGTGGCACGTCTTCCCGGAGCCCGGCGGCGTCACCGGCCTGGCGCTCCTGGCTGAAAGCCACCTGACCATCCACACCTTCCCGGAGCACGGCTTCGCCGCGCTCAACGTGTATTGCTGCCGCACCCGCGCGCGGCCGGACTTCGACGCGCTGGCGCAAAAGCACCTGGGCGCCACGTCCTGCCGCGTGCGCGAGCTGTCGAGAGGGGTGGAGGCGTGA
- a CDS encoding peptidylprolyl isomerase has protein sequence MRTRFLTAGLLCLALTACSKDKEQPPAAKAPAAQPSPSNSQAATRTVSLQTDAASAKGFQKKALEGQDLWATMETNQGTIVLKLFSKDAPKTVANFVGLASGEQPWINPRTGERVEGRPLYDGVIFHRVIPDFMIQGGDPTGTGRGDPGYRFGDEFKSNRDFDKKGLLAMANAGPGTNGSQFFITTSTPQFLKGRHTIFGEVVKGYDVVEKIANTPRNPQDRPDTDMVIQHVTISDAQP, from the coding sequence ATGCGCACCCGATTCCTGACCGCTGGACTCCTCTGCCTCGCCCTGACCGCGTGCTCCAAGGACAAGGAGCAGCCGCCGGCCGCGAAGGCCCCCGCCGCACAGCCCTCGCCCTCCAACTCCCAGGCGGCTACCCGCACGGTGAGCCTGCAGACGGACGCGGCCTCCGCGAAGGGCTTCCAGAAGAAGGCCCTGGAGGGCCAGGACCTCTGGGCCACGATGGAGACGAACCAGGGCACCATCGTGCTCAAGCTCTTCTCCAAGGACGCGCCCAAGACGGTGGCGAACTTCGTGGGCCTGGCGTCCGGCGAGCAGCCGTGGATCAACCCCCGCACGGGCGAGCGCGTGGAGGGCAGGCCGCTGTACGACGGCGTCATCTTCCACCGCGTCATCCCGGACTTCATGATCCAGGGCGGCGACCCCACGGGCACCGGCCGGGGCGACCCGGGCTACCGCTTCGGCGACGAGTTCAAGAGCAACCGGGACTTCGACAAGAAGGGCCTGCTGGCCATGGCCAACGCGGGCCCGGGCACCAACGGCAGCCAGTTCTTCATCACCACGTCCACGCCGCAGTTCCTCAAGGGCCGTCACACCATCTTCGGTGAGGTGGTGAAGGGCTACGACGTGGTGGAGAAGATCGCCAACACGCCGCGCAATCCGCAGGACCGGCCGGACACGGACATGGTCATCCAGCACGTCACCATCAGCGACGCGCAGCCGTGA
- a CDS encoding phospholipase, whose translation MSLRPRHVRTKLGELNCHVVDALPPGTTPELVVVLSHGFGAPGTDLVALAPELMTAAPRLAQAVRFVFPEALLSLESLGMPGGRAWFEIPMDILMGRGRDWEQYSQTVPPGAPAARRALMSTVAALGVPMNRVVLGGFSQGAMMSTDVALRLEEPPAGLCLLSGAMVAGKEWEPKAKARPSLPVFQGHGRQDAVLPYPEGERLRAMLTGAGLTVEFLPFDGGHTIVTEELEQLAAFLVKRMDGR comes from the coding sequence GTGAGCCTCCGCCCGCGCCACGTGCGCACGAAGCTGGGAGAGCTGAACTGCCACGTGGTGGACGCGCTCCCCCCGGGCACGACGCCGGAGCTGGTGGTGGTGTTGAGCCACGGCTTCGGCGCGCCGGGGACGGACCTGGTGGCGCTGGCTCCGGAGCTGATGACGGCCGCGCCACGGCTGGCGCAGGCCGTGCGCTTCGTCTTCCCGGAGGCGCTGCTGTCGCTGGAGTCGCTCGGCATGCCCGGGGGCCGCGCGTGGTTCGAGATCCCCATGGACATCCTCATGGGCCGGGGGCGCGACTGGGAGCAGTACTCCCAGACCGTGCCGCCGGGGGCACCCGCCGCGCGCCGGGCGCTGATGAGCACGGTGGCGGCGCTCGGGGTGCCCATGAATCGCGTCGTGCTGGGAGGCTTCAGCCAGGGCGCGATGATGTCCACGGACGTGGCCCTGCGGCTGGAGGAGCCTCCCGCGGGCCTGTGCCTGCTGTCCGGGGCGATGGTCGCGGGCAAGGAGTGGGAGCCGAAGGCGAAGGCCCGGCCGTCGCTGCCGGTGTTCCAGGGGCACGGCCGCCAGGACGCGGTGCTCCCCTACCCGGAGGGCGAGCGGCTGCGCGCCATGCTGACGGGCGCGGGGCTGACGGTGGAGTTCCTACCTTTTGACGGCGGGCACACCATCGTCACCGAGGAGCTGGAGCAGCTGGCGGCGTTCCTCGTGAAGCGGATGGACGGGCGCTGA
- a CDS encoding secondary thiamine-phosphate synthase enzyme YjbQ: MYQAKELTVSTRGRGLVDITGEVQKAVKGSGIREGLCTLFLHHTSASLLISENADPVVQRDLEAFFSRLVKDGDPLFQHDAEGPDDMPAHVRTVLTQVSLSVPVKDGAADLGTWQGVYVWEHRTSPHRRRVTVSVLGG; this comes from the coding sequence GTGTACCAGGCGAAGGAGCTGACGGTGTCCACGCGGGGCCGGGGCCTGGTGGACATCACCGGTGAGGTGCAGAAGGCGGTGAAGGGCTCGGGCATCCGCGAGGGCCTGTGCACGCTGTTCCTGCACCACACCAGCGCGTCGCTGCTCATCAGCGAGAACGCGGACCCCGTCGTCCAGCGCGACCTGGAGGCGTTCTTCTCCCGGCTGGTGAAGGACGGCGATCCGCTGTTCCAGCACGACGCGGAGGGGCCGGACGACATGCCCGCGCACGTGCGCACGGTGCTGACGCAGGTGTCCCTGAGCGTGCCCGTGAAGGACGGAGCAGCGGACCTGGGCACGTGGCAGGGCGTCTACGTCTGGGAACACCGCACGTCCCCGCACCGCCGCCGCGTCACGGTGTCCGTGCTGGGCGGCTAG